GATAAAATCAATGTTGCTGCTTTAAACTTTTATAAGAACTTAGGTTTCAAGCAAGAGGATGTATTAGTACAATGGAGAGGAAGAGCTAACTAATGAAGATAAGAAATGTCTTTAATAAAGTACAAACTCAAAAACAAATAGAACAAACTCCCGAAGTTAGTGCATCCACGGCAAAGTTAAAGGAAAAAGCTCAGCAGAACGCTTCGGATAAGCTTTATAGATGGAGAAAGGCAAACTCTAAGCTTCATAGTTTACATAGCCTATGTATTTCTCTAGAGAAAAAATGGCAACAAAAATCTAGACATATGTGGGATGATGTGGATGATTTCTGTCAAAGATACAATTTAGCTATAGAATACTTAGAAGAGCTGGCTCAAAAAGAACCACAGTTTTCTATTGATATGGTAGAGAAAGTGGAAAGCACAATCAAACCTGCCTATCAATCAAATAGAGGTGGTTTGACAAAGTCAGTGAAGGGAATACAGCCTTCCAGCTCTATGCCCGTTGATATTAAAGAAATTTGGCTAGGTGACAAAGGAGTCCTTAAAACTTTAAAGGCAGTTATATACAAAGAGTTTTTGTCGCCCCATAGCGCTGCGGCATACAAAATGGAGAAAATAGGGCAAAAAATTAAGAGTTTAGACGTTAATTTAGACGCCAATTATGGTATAGTTAAAGATAGAATAACAGGTTCTTCTAATTGGCACCAAGGGGCATCTGCTATATACAATCAGATGAGTAACCAACGTAAATGGTTGGACAGGCAGTTAACAGATTTGGCAGAATTTTATGTAGGTGATACTACAACCGATGGCTAATCGTAAAATAAAGCTACTTTAAATAGCTTAGTTAGAAGAAATATTATAAAGACAGACAATCGCCTAATAGAGGATACTAAAAAAGCAGGGGGAATAACAAATGAAAAATAATCCGTATCAGCAGTATAAGCAAACTCAAATTAATACAGCTTCACCGGGGGAACTGGTGTTAATGCTTTATAATGGAGCAATAAAAAATCTCAACCAAAGTATAAATTTTTTAGAGCAGGATAATAAAGAGGAGTTTAGATTAAAAATTGAAAAAACCCAGGATATTGTTGTGGAACTTACGTCTACTTTAAAGCAGGATGAAGAGATTTCAAAAAACTTTGCTAGCTTATATCAGTTTGTAATAAATAGGCTTATCAAAGCCCATGCTAGCTTATCCAAGGAGCCCGTTGAAGAAGCTTTAAAAATTTTGACAGATATGCGGGATACATGGAAGGAGATGCTTACCAAATTAAATGAGGAAAAGTAGTATTTTGGAAGAGCTAGATGCTTTAGAAGATGAGCGGTTAAAGTTATTTAAAAAAAAGTTAGAACTATCTAATCATCAGCTAGAATATGTAAGCAACGGTCAATACGCAGAATTATATAAAAGCATTGAAGAAAAAGGTAAGGTTATAGGAGAAATAGAAAAATTAAATACCGATTGGAAAAAGGCTTGTCGAGCGGGAAAGGTTAATAATTTTGCCGATATTGCTAAAGAATTGAATCAGGATGAAAATAATCGATGGTTAGAGCGGGCTCAGGAGATAGTTATAGCAATCAAAGAGATTGAACATTTGCAGTTAAATATAGAAGATTTGTTTGTCAAAGAGCACAAAGGACAACTAGAAGAAATCGGAAAAGCATATACGGGACAAAAGTTGCTTAAAGGCTATAGCAGAGGGATGGCTGTTCCAGTTAAACCCAGTCCTCGTTTTGTGGATGAAGATAGCTAGGGTGATAGGCGTAAACCTATCACCCTAGCTATCTGTTTAACTATCGTTCCACAACTGCTCTGCAGTTGTGGCCCATTTTTCTGCCGTAACTTCACACTTTTTACTTAAATCCCTAACATCTTCTGGGTCTTTAAAATCAGTAGATGTAGCTCCACTTTCATCTACAATATCTGTCAGCCTACCGGGGTTATCTAGAATTGGACAAGGGCGTAGGTGATTTTTATTAAAGGGTTGGTTTTTTCTATACCCTTTAAAAAGAGGAGACTTTAAAGCTTCTAAAAGTGTTTTGTTTTTAATGTTAGAGTCTGAATAATGTACAAAAGCACAGGGTTCACAATCGCCGTTGGAATTTATGTGTAAATATCTACGACCTCCAGCTACACAGCCTTTAGCATACTGACCATCATTCCAGAAATCCATGGTAAACAATGGTTTTGTTTTGCGAAATTTTCTAATTTGATGATACATAAACTTTCGCTGTTTGTCGGTTGCCATCAGCTCTGGTGCTGCATCTACTCCTACTGGCATATAAGTAAAGAACCATGCAAACTTTGCTCCCCAAGCTATGATTTGGTCGATAAACTCTTCACTTCCGATAGATTCTGTATTTTTGCTAGTGTAGCAACAAGATACACCAAAAGGTAGTTTTTTATTTTTAAGTATTTTCATAGCCTCTAATATTTTAGAGTATGTTCCTTTGCCGCGACGATAGTCTGTTTCCTCTTCGAAGCCCTCGATGCTAAATGCAGGTATAAAATTTTTTACTCTTAACATTTCTTCCGCAAATTCTTCATCTATTAAAGTGCCATTGGTGAAAGCTAAAAAGGCACAATCATTATGTTTTTCGCATAGTTTTATAATATCTTTTTTCCGTACCAAGGGTTCTCCCCCTGAAAAGAGGAAGAAATGTATGCCTAATTCCTTTGCCTGTTCAATAATGCTATCTAAGGTTTCGAAATCTAGGTTTAGCTTGTCGCCGTATTCAGAAGCCCAACACCCTGTACAATCAAGATTACAAGCGGATGTAGGGTCTAGTAGTATGGCCCATGGTATATTGCAATCATGTTTTTCTTCTAGTTTTCTTTGCTTAGGGAAGCCTAAGAGGGTAGCGTTAAGGAAAAAGTTCTCAAACAGTTTTCTGCGCAATTCATCATCAACATCTGTCCACAAACTTTTGATTAACTGGTTCCAATGATTCTCCTCATCTTCTATAATTTCTCTCATTATCTTTCTTTGGGTAACAAATTGATTTTGTTTGTCAATTCTATCTCCCCATTTTACAAGCTTTGGTAAATTTTTATCGGGATTTTTATCCATGTAGCGATAAAGGTTAACTAAAGCGTACCTTTTACATTGGTCAATTACGCTCATTCTTACCCCTCCCATCAATATTTTAAATTAGGCGATTGTAAAGCTACTATGCCTAATTAGATGCTCTTTTCGTAATACCTAAAGTCATGTTTATATAGTGAGTTAAAATTTGCAATTATCTATTATTCTAAATAGGCTGTTATAACTTAAAAGGTCCTATATATCGACATATCGACGTTTATTTTCCCACCTTTTAAAAAAGGTTTATCTTAACGCCAATATGCTTTTACAGCACTTAACTTATGATGAAGATTGGGATTTTTACTATTTTTATAATTATTGATAATTTTTTAGAGTTAATGCTAAAAAAAGGAAGAAATTATACTATTTTCCCTCTTTATTTAATTATATTAAATGATGTAATGGTTATATATAGACAAAAGAAGCCCAGTGTTAAAAAAATTAACACTGGGCTTCTTTTGTCGAAAAATTATACATATTGACGAATTTGTCTAGTTTTTGTCGAATTTTTCCAACGCTCTTGTAACATCGCCTTTTATTAGCTTACTCAATTTATCCACTATTTTTTTAGGGTTTTCCTGTGTTCCTTGCCGTAACCAGTTTAATATAACTCCTAGCAAGGCATAAGTATAAAAGTCTATAATAAAGTTTTTATCCTCATAAGTAACATTAATACCTTCACTTCTTTGTTCGACAACCTCAGCTAACAGTTGCCTTATAACTTTATTGATGTATTTTTCAAAGTGTTCCCGACCAATTGAATTATATGTATTGATTACAAAAGATTTATTGCATTCTATATAGTCGAAAGTTCTTAGCAGGCCTTGCTGCCACGTTTCATTTTTTTTTCTTCTTTGCTCCATTTCCTTTGTAGCTTCAACAATAAAAATCCAATCTAACAAATCATATATATCTTGAAAGTGATAATAGAAGGTTTGTCTGTTTACTCCACAGTCAGAAACAATATCTTTTATAGTTATTTTGTCTAGAGTTTTCTTTTTCAATAAACTCTTTAGTGATTGCCCTAAAGCTTTTTTAGTTAAGTCAGTCATTTATCCCACCCCTTAGAAGGTTATATAATACCATATTCAGATAGTAATAGGTATATATCAATTTTTTTGGAATTTTATCTTTTTTTGATATAAGTTGACCGTACTTAAATATTTCGACTTTAAAGAAATAAATTCCTTTAAAATGTGCTTAGGGGGTTGTCCAAACAAAACTATTACTTACTAGATATTTCATATGTTATAATTAATGTAGGTCAATAACTTATAGATTTAATAATCGATGGGAGAGTGATTAATGAAGTTATGGAGGAGAATAAACAGGCTAAATTGGAGTTAGCCAAGAAACTAAGAAAAGCGGAGGCTGATGCGAGAAAAAAGGCTTTAAAAGAAAGAGAGCCTTTTAAGGGATTGCAAATTAGACCTACAGCATCTTTGTTTTCCGCCGCTGGCAGAAAAGAGCCTGGTGAAGATAATTGGAAGGGTTTTGGTTTTGATATACATCCCCAGGTAACTTTTGTATCTTCTGCTATTTTAGTGGTTTTTATAGTGTTAACTTTAATGTTTCATGAGCAGGCGGCGACTCTTTTTGATCAATCTTTAGATGTGATTACTAAAAATGCTGGTTGGTTTTTTATTTTAGTGGCTAATATTTTTATTTTAGCTGCGCTGTATTTTGCATTTGGAAGGTTTGGTAAAATAAAGATAGGAGGAGCTGATGCCAAACCGGAGTTTAGCACTATTGGTTGGTATGCTATGCTTCTTAGCGCTGGTATGGGTATCGGGCTTTTGTTTTGGAGTGTAGGGGAACCTATTTTGCACTTTGGTCAGCCTTCTCCCATGTTTACCGATGTTGTAGCAGAAAGCCCCGAGGCAGCCCAAGCGGCTATGACTACCACATATTTTCATTGGGGAATTCATCCTTGGGCTATTTATTCTATAGTTGGGTTGGGACTGGCGTTCTTTGCTTTTAATCGTGGGTTACCTTTGACTATTCGGTCTATTTTTTATCCTATTTTGGGAAATAAGATATATGGTTTTTGGGGAAATTTGATTGATGTACTGTCGGTTTTGGCTACCTTAACAGGCTTGGCTACATCCTTAGGATTAGGGGTGGTCCAGGTAAATGCTGGTTTAGATTTTTTATTTGGCATCGGTATAAGTACGAATATTCAGGTGCTTCTTATAGCTGTTATTACTGGCTTTGCCACAATTTCTGTAATGGCGGGATTAGATGGAGGGGTAAAGCGGCTTAGTGAGTTGAATATGGGCTTAGCAGGGGTTTTTATGTTATTTGTACTTATTTTAGGACCCACTGTTTATATTTTAAGTGGATTTACTCAAAATCTCGGTCATTACATAGCCAACTTTGCTCATTTAAGTTTGTGGACTGAAACCTTTAAAGATACCAATTGGCAAGGTGGATGGACAGTGTTTTATTGGGCATGGTGGATATCCTGGTCTCCTTTTGTGGGAATGTTTATTGCAAGGATTTCTAAAGGAAGGACTGTTAGGGAATTTATATTGGGTGTTATGTTATTTCCAACTATTCTTTCGTTTTTGTGGATGTCTGTATTTGGAGGAACCGCTCTTTTTATTCAATCTAATGGTATAGCTGATATAGCAGGAGCTGTAAGTATAGATGAGTCAATTGCACTTTTTGCTATGTTGGAAAATTTGCCGTTAACTAATTTGTTATCGATTGTGGGAATTGTATTGGTAACGGTATTTTTTATAACTTCCTCTGATTCTGGATCTTTGGTTGTAGACCATCTTACTTCGGGAGGGAAGTTGGACTCTCCGGTGCCTCAACGGGTATTTTGGGCGGTGATGGAAGGAGTTATAGCTGCCACACTGTTAATCGGTGGTGGGCTGACAACACTACAAACAGCTTCTGTGGCAACAGGATTGCCTTTTGCAGTAATCTTGGTTATTATGATATATTCTCTAAATGCCGGGTTCGCTGAAGAGTATGAAGTTGAAGAAATTGTTCGTAAAAAGGTAAGGAATATCAAAGAAGAGCATGTTCTTAATGAGGCAATTACCTCCGCTGTACAAGATGAAGCTTTAGTAGATAATGCAGCATCGGAAGGTAAAAAAATAGAAGGATAAAGGTAGGCAGTTAATCTATGGCTAAAGGAAACACCCCCTAAAAAACATCTAGTTTTTTGGGGGTGTTTTAGTTTTAACCCATTTTTCGTAGTCGTTGGGTGTATTTATATTGGAACCAAAGCTTAGATTAGGGTCTATTTTTTTTAGTTTTTCTTGGTTGATATAATAGGTTGGTAAAACTTTCAACATCTTCATAAGCCAATGGTCAGAACCTTGAAGAATATCCTCTGCCAATGAGAGGGCAGGTTTTTTACGATATAATCCGTATAATGGGTTTATTTTATCAAGCTCAGGTATAACTGCATCGGCTTTATTTTTATTTTGACAGATGATATTTATTATCTGTCTATTGACCAATGGTGTGTCACAGCTTATTATAAAACAATACTTACTCTTAGTATAATGCAAAGCGGAATGAAGGCCTAAAAGGCCACTTTTTTTGGGTAAATTTATTTTATCGTGATAATAATTTACATGGGATAGTTTTGTTTTTTGTTGACCATTGTCAATTACGTTGATTGCAGAAAACATATCGCCTATTTCATTTACTATGTGGGTGACAAAATCTTTGTTATTAATTTTCAAATTGCCTTTATGTGAACCCATACGGGACGATTTGCCTCCAGCAAGGATAGAAAGTTCAACATCTAAGTATTTCAAAGTACTCATCCCTTTCAGCTATATTAAAATATATGTTAAATATATCACAAACTGTAAGACAAGGAAATAGCTAACAATTAAAGAGGCAGCCTATTTAGGCTGCCCATAATTTTTAAACATCTTCTGGTTCAATTAATCCGTAGTTTCCGTCTTTCCTTTTGTATACTACACTGGTTTCGTTTGTTTCACCATCTTTAAATACGAAGAAGTCATGACCTAGTAGGTCCATTTGAAGTATTGCTTCATCTAACATCATCGGTTTTAGTGCAAAACGCTTGGTTTTGACTACCTTTCCTTCTTCCTCTTCTTCCTGGTTTGGCTTTTGTCCTAGAACTTCGCTAACATCTTTAATGCTAACTTCTCTAGATTTGCGATTAACCCGCGTTTTATACTTTCTAGTTTGACGCTCTAGTTTTTCAACTACTTTGTCAATAGAGGCATACATATCCCCCGTTTTTTCTTCTGCTCTAAGCAGCAACCCCCCGTTGAGAAACACTGTTACCTCAATGATGTGTTGGTCTTTGATGACAGATAGTGTCACCTGAGCTTCGGTGTTTTCTTGGAAAAATCTTTCAAGCTTTCCAATGCGCTTTTCTACATGTAACTTTAAGGCGTTGGTAACTTCGATGTTTTTACCTCTTACATTAATTTTCATGGTTGACTCAACTCCTTTTAGGGTGTTACTTATATATTATTCTAGATTTATTCTTTAAATCCTTTTTTTTAGAAATGAGCATTTATGGGCAGGGGAATAGTTAAGGGCGAATTTACAATTTACAATGGACAGTTGACAATGAAGACCTTAGTTGGATGGTTGGATAGGTATTAGTTAAGGGCGAATTTACAATTTACAACTCAACTTTCGCAGATGAATTTTAGTCATAAACTACTGGTATAAAAGGATTAATTTAGATTTAAATAGCAAAAACACCCCTATTTTTTGGTATAATGTAATTACCACAAAACACAACCAAAAAAGGAAGGGATGTTTTATGCAATCTATTATACCAGATAAGTATCATTCAGATAAGACTCTTATTAAAAACGTTGATAACTTTTTTAAGAAATACCAAATTTCATCACTACTAAATAGATATAACTTCAATAAAAGCAAAGGGATACCATGTACAAGCGTAATTAAGTATATTTTTATTATGGTGTTTAGCGGCAAAAACCTTTATAGAACCTCGAGTCTGAAAACAACTTTCTGCCGTTTTCTAAAGATGTTGTTTATCTTTAGGTGTTATGACGATTTGGAGGATATAAAATTTGCTACTGCTTTTAACTTGATTATTACCATGCTAAGCAAAATTTTGAAAGAGCAACTTTACGTAGCGGAAGAGGCTATTGAAAAGGTGATGAGCAATATAATCAAACTGCTACCCTTATATGTCAGGGATAGAAAGGTCTTTTTCTCCTGCGAAAGTTGAGTGGACAATTGACAATGAAGACCTTAGTTGGATGATGCTTGGTCAGGGGGACAGTAGATATGCCATTATGATTTTCAACCGAATTAACTGTCTCACCGCTGGCTCTTACCTAAAGTTCAGTACACTCATCTAACAAACCTTCTGAAGGATTGGCTATATATTGGAGGGTTTGCTTGAAGGCGGCGTCTTTTCTCCCTGTGAGTAAGGATTTGCCTTTGGAACAGCTTTCATCAACATCAGAGGCATAAGCATGTCGACCCATAAGGCAAAGCTGTCGAACATATGGAGAAACAGCTTAGGCTTATCGCAAAACCGGAAATTTATCGCCAATTCTGAACTGACCAGCCTTTTTAGTTGGATGGTTGGACAGCAGACAGTTGGTCAGGAAAATTCAAGAGCTAATTTACAGTGGACAAAGTTTCTCACTGTCCTCCTGAGCGTTAGCGAATGATCTTAAGCTCTAAGAATGAATTTAACATCCATATGATGATTTTCACTATCTTCTATCTAACTATCTTCTATCTAACTGTCCTGTACCTGCCTCCCAAATTGACTTAAGAAATTCTTTAATTTTTAGCTAGAAAACGACTTGTAAAAGCTATTGAGTTTTTAGCTTTAAAATGCTAGAATTATAGGGATAATGGAAATAATTTTAAAAAGGCCTATGGGCCTTAATTTA
This genomic interval from Proteinivorax tanatarense contains the following:
- a CDS encoding radical SAM protein; its protein translation is MSVIDQCKRYALVNLYRYMDKNPDKNLPKLVKWGDRIDKQNQFVTQRKIMREIIEDEENHWNQLIKSLWTDVDDELRRKLFENFFLNATLLGFPKQRKLEEKHDCNIPWAILLDPTSACNLDCTGCWASEYGDKLNLDFETLDSIIEQAKELGIHFFLFSGGEPLVRKKDIIKLCEKHNDCAFLAFTNGTLIDEEFAEEMLRVKNFIPAFSIEGFEEETDYRRGKGTYSKILEAMKILKNKKLPFGVSCCYTSKNTESIGSEEFIDQIIAWGAKFAWFFTYMPVGVDAAPELMATDKQRKFMYHQIRKFRKTKPLFTMDFWNDGQYAKGCVAGGRRYLHINSNGDCEPCAFVHYSDSNIKNKTLLEALKSPLFKGYRKNQPFNKNHLRPCPILDNPGRLTDIVDESGATSTDFKDPEDVRDLSKKCEVTAEKWATTAEQLWNDS
- the fliS gene encoding flagellar export chaperone FliS codes for the protein MKNNPYQQYKQTQINTASPGELVLMLYNGAIKNLNQSINFLEQDNKEEFRLKIEKTQDIVVELTSTLKQDEEISKNFASLYQFVINRLIKAHASLSKEPVEEALKILTDMRDTWKEMLTKLNEEK
- a CDS encoding TetR/AcrR family transcriptional regulator, with the protein product MTDLTKKALGQSLKSLLKKKTLDKITIKDIVSDCGVNRQTFYYHFQDIYDLLDWIFIVEATKEMEQRRKKNETWQQGLLRTFDYIECNKSFVINTYNSIGREHFEKYINKVIRQLLAEVVEQRSEGINVTYEDKNFIIDFYTYALLGVILNWLRQGTQENPKKIVDKLSKLIKGDVTRALEKFDKN
- the mobA gene encoding molybdenum cofactor guanylyltransferase; this translates as MSTLKYLDVELSILAGGKSSRMGSHKGNLKINNKDFVTHIVNEIGDMFSAINVIDNGQQKTKLSHVNYYHDKINLPKKSGLLGLHSALHYTKSKYCFIISCDTPLVNRQIINIICQNKNKADAVIPELDKINPLYGLYRKKPALSLAEDILQGSDHWLMKMLKVLPTYYINQEKLKKIDPNLSFGSNINTPNDYEKWVKTKTPPKN
- a CDS encoding BCCT family transporter; the encoded protein is MINEVMEENKQAKLELAKKLRKAEADARKKALKEREPFKGLQIRPTASLFSAAGRKEPGEDNWKGFGFDIHPQVTFVSSAILVVFIVLTLMFHEQAATLFDQSLDVITKNAGWFFILVANIFILAALYFAFGRFGKIKIGGADAKPEFSTIGWYAMLLSAGMGIGLLFWSVGEPILHFGQPSPMFTDVVAESPEAAQAAMTTTYFHWGIHPWAIYSIVGLGLAFFAFNRGLPLTIRSIFYPILGNKIYGFWGNLIDVLSVLATLTGLATSLGLGVVQVNAGLDFLFGIGISTNIQVLLIAVITGFATISVMAGLDGGVKRLSELNMGLAGVFMLFVLILGPTVYILSGFTQNLGHYIANFAHLSLWTETFKDTNWQGGWTVFYWAWWISWSPFVGMFIARISKGRTVREFILGVMLFPTILSFLWMSVFGGTALFIQSNGIADIAGAVSIDESIALFAMLENLPLTNLLSIVGIVLVTVFFITSSDSGSLVVDHLTSGGKLDSPVPQRVFWAVMEGVIAATLLIGGGLTTLQTASVATGLPFAVILVIMIYSLNAGFAEEYEVEEIVRKKVRNIKEEHVLNEAITSAVQDEALVDNAASEGKKIEG
- the hpf gene encoding ribosome hibernation-promoting factor, HPF/YfiA family; protein product: MKINVRGKNIEVTNALKLHVEKRIGKLERFFQENTEAQVTLSVIKDQHIIEVTVFLNGGLLLRAEEKTGDMYASIDKVVEKLERQTRKYKTRVNRKSREVSIKDVSEVLGQKPNQEEEEEGKVVKTKRFALKPMMLDEAILQMDLLGHDFFVFKDGETNETSVVYKRKDGNYGLIEPEDV